In the Chitinivibrionales bacterium genome, one interval contains:
- a CDS encoding T9SS type A sorting domain-containing protein yields the protein MASFGKGRGVRLFLSILVLGFLSASWGITYYVAPDGDDGNDGSEGSPFKTLHKARDVLRDVSGGEKVVILRDGNYFLESTLTFTEQDNGTAANPVTFKNYPGETPYIFGGKRITGWESVGNNVYRAPVESGWEFWTLSENGYRAQPARHPNADDAGTANGAYEGFDRTSFTYHSSYPAQWDYSYARVQGDANGWFPDARPVSEVNFSSRLVTCDPSSYGDNNGGYYIIEGSKDFIDKDGEWALSDDGYVYYRPMNTPIADQVIVGATMLRVIEFLGSSTSSVVKHIVLEGLVLSTSDCRKIALSNKQRIDNPSDQPGEGNCEGDHMRQGLIHMENAEYCAVKYCKILNAGIMGVMMSYHAQHNTVYGCWIEGINYVGVYLTGDCAWTGPYIYYNKHNKVVSNFFTDFGMLLANGSAVQMHQSGDNDICHNEITGGKGGRRYAISAKGNHWVPMGVPLPCSADPFCKPLRVFTRNNSINFNFISNVQRTTRDVGAFEAWRTGHNSSLIHNCFHDMVDLADWTHDTRRQCIYLDDADHYTLTGNLYYNLVDCIDFGAKSFSSTMKFNDPDPVADKAAALAVAAGNDMIEFEAIGVLSDFPWQTPMGKSNRDPMNFAADHGNGTGLLGEYYNNLTFSGTPALSRIDEKVNFIWGKSEWPVFHTEDSITRDTTIGVDSLTVRWTGKIVPLFSETYTFYATSNDGVRLWIDGQQLIDEWTGGTKEATGTVDLTAGTAYDIKMEHSKLPGGREKGVQLRWQSPSQYYTLVPEFQLFPPGASLVYPSPSHIKGNRFISVRAARNVLDITFAKEGSHSVQLIAPNGRKIMQKAGVQAGTYMLPLSALANGIYLLRIKSGNQLFNRKVIVER from the coding sequence ATGGCATCATTTGGTAAAGGGCGAGGGGTTCGTCTGTTTCTCTCTATTCTTGTATTGGGTTTTTTATCAGCCTCATGGGGGATAACGTATTATGTTGCTCCTGACGGTGATGATGGTAACGATGGCTCTGAAGGAAGCCCTTTTAAGACACTCCATAAGGCACGTGATGTATTGCGTGACGTGAGTGGCGGTGAAAAAGTGGTTATACTCAGAGACGGAAACTATTTCCTCGAATCAACTCTGACTTTCACCGAACAGGATAACGGCACCGCAGCAAATCCGGTCACCTTCAAAAATTACCCCGGCGAAACGCCGTACATTTTCGGCGGAAAGCGGATTACCGGATGGGAATCGGTGGGCAATAATGTCTACCGGGCGCCGGTCGAGAGCGGATGGGAATTCTGGACTCTTTCGGAAAACGGCTATCGTGCTCAACCCGCCCGTCACCCGAATGCCGATGATGCAGGGACAGCAAACGGTGCATATGAAGGGTTCGATAGAACATCATTTACGTATCATTCGTCATATCCCGCACAATGGGACTACAGCTATGCACGGGTGCAGGGCGACGCCAATGGCTGGTTCCCCGACGCCAGGCCGGTGAGTGAAGTGAATTTTTCATCACGGCTTGTCACCTGTGATCCCTCCTCGTACGGCGATAATAATGGTGGGTACTACATCATTGAGGGATCAAAGGATTTTATCGACAAAGACGGTGAATGGGCGTTAAGCGATGATGGATATGTGTATTACCGTCCGATGAATACGCCGATCGCCGATCAGGTGATTGTTGGTGCTACCATGCTCAGAGTCATTGAATTTCTCGGAAGTTCCACATCGTCAGTTGTCAAACATATTGTGCTTGAAGGTTTGGTATTGTCAACTTCCGATTGCCGGAAAATCGCATTGAGTAACAAGCAGCGGATCGATAATCCTTCCGATCAGCCCGGCGAGGGCAACTGTGAAGGCGATCACATGCGTCAGGGGCTTATCCATATGGAAAATGCCGAATATTGTGCGGTAAAATATTGCAAAATTCTCAATGCGGGAATCATGGGGGTGATGATGAGCTATCATGCCCAGCATAACACCGTATATGGATGCTGGATCGAAGGCATAAATTATGTCGGCGTTTACCTGACCGGTGATTGTGCCTGGACAGGACCTTATATTTATTATAATAAACATAACAAAGTAGTCAGCAACTTTTTCACCGATTTCGGAATGCTTCTTGCCAATGGTTCTGCCGTTCAGATGCACCAGAGCGGAGACAATGATATTTGTCATAACGAGATTACGGGCGGAAAAGGCGGCCGGCGCTATGCCATATCGGCTAAAGGAAATCACTGGGTACCGATGGGAGTGCCATTACCATGCTCAGCTGATCCTTTTTGTAAACCGCTCAGGGTTTTCACGCGCAATAATTCAATAAATTTCAATTTCATTTCAAACGTTCAGCGGACCACGCGTGATGTCGGCGCGTTTGAAGCCTGGCGAACCGGGCATAACAGTTCATTGATCCACAATTGTTTTCATGACATGGTCGATCTGGCCGACTGGACCCACGATACCCGTCGTCAATGCATCTATCTTGACGATGCGGACCATTATACACTGACCGGGAACTTGTACTACAATCTTGTCGATTGTATCGATTTCGGGGCAAAAAGCTTTTCGTCAACAATGAAATTTAATGATCCCGATCCGGTAGCCGACAAAGCTGCGGCCCTGGCGGTGGCGGCCGGAAATGACATGATTGAGTTCGAAGCGATCGGGGTACTCTCCGATTTTCCCTGGCAGACGCCCATGGGTAAAAGCAATCGTGACCCCATGAATTTTGCCGCCGACCATGGAAACGGGACCGGGCTTTTGGGCGAGTATTACAACAATCTTACCTTTTCAGGAACTCCCGCCCTTTCGCGTATCGATGAAAAAGTCAATTTTATCTGGGGCAAATCGGAATGGCCGGTTTTTCATACCGAAGACAGTATTACTCGCGATACAACCATAGGAGTCGATTCGCTGACCGTACGGTGGACCGGAAAAATCGTACCGCTCTTTTCGGAGACTTACACTTTTTATGCTACCTCAAACGATGGCGTCAGGCTCTGGATTGACGGTCAGCAGTTGATTGATGAATGGACCGGCGGAACAAAAGAGGCAACCGGAACTGTCGACCTTACTGCAGGAACTGCGTATGATATCAAGATGGAACACTCCAAATTACCCGGTGGACGGGAAAAAGGGGTGCAGCTCCGATGGCAGAGTCCATCACAGTACTACACGCTGGTTCCCGAATTTCAGCTTTTTCCTCCGGGAGCGTCCCTCGTATACCCGTCGCCGTCGCATATCAAAGGGAACAGATTCATTTCGGTCCGTGCGGCGCGAAATGTTCTGGATATCACCTTTGCTAAAGAGGGGAGTCATTCGGTCCAACTCATTGCTCCCAATGGCAGGAAAATCATGCAAAAAGCCGGAGTGCAGGCAGGAACATACATGCTGCCGCTCTCTGCCCTTGCCAACGGGATATATCTCCTTCGGATTAAATCGGGAAATCAATTGTTTAATCGGAAGGTAATTGTTGAAAGATGA
- a CDS encoding DNA mismatch repair protein MutS: protein MKENDPIRLPINGILDLHTFRPRDVKRLIPDYLNECRKKGIFEIYIIHGKGKGILREKVHAVLRRLPEVVFFYPAPEQFGGWGATVVELSKKSSF from the coding sequence ATGAAAGAAAATGATCCCATACGGTTACCGATCAACGGCATTTTAGACCTCCATACCTTTCGCCCCCGGGATGTTAAAAGGCTCATTCCCGACTACCTCAACGAATGCAGGAAAAAGGGAATTTTTGAAATCTATATCATCCATGGCAAAGGTAAAGGCATCCTCCGTGAGAAGGTCCATGCTGTTTTGCGGCGGTTGCCTGAGGTGGTATTCTTCTATCCCGCGCCTGAACAATTCGGTGGCTGGGGTGCCACAGTTGTGGAGCTTTCGAAAAAATCCTCCTTTTGA
- a CDS encoding sugar kinase — protein sequence MKIDLKQDCKYALLVPTSMGVRITPVNGQPVYGSTNFMMQATSAETNVASVSSYLDLPVKVLTTFVKDSPIARFIKDNLASRHMDYEGKDVDQGDPWGHRHQFNIADSGYGSRGPRVHNDRAGEVGRTLNVKDFDLERIFGNEGVQIIHLSGLIGALSPDTGTFCLELARAAKKHGTRISFDLNYRASFWKNRGKELRDIFHEIASISDILVGNEEDFQLCLGVEGPEAGGQGLGAKIDGFKGMIDRVKKAYPAASVFATTLREVVNTNAHLWGAIMREGDNWHIVEPRQITVLDRIGGGDGFVGGMLYAVLKGWESEKWVQFGWATGALATTMLTDYGQPSDEDQVWSIWQGNARVKR from the coding sequence ATGAAAATCGATCTCAAACAGGACTGCAAATACGCTCTGCTTGTTCCAACCAGCATGGGCGTCCGAATCACCCCGGTCAATGGCCAGCCGGTCTATGGCAGTACAAATTTTATGATGCAGGCCACCAGCGCCGAAACCAATGTGGCCAGTGTTTCATCCTATCTCGACCTTCCGGTTAAAGTACTCACCACCTTTGTTAAAGACAGTCCGATTGCCCGTTTTATCAAAGACAACCTCGCAAGCCGTCATATGGACTATGAAGGCAAGGATGTTGATCAGGGCGATCCCTGGGGACACCGTCACCAGTTCAATATCGCCGACAGTGGATACGGCTCCCGTGGTCCTCGCGTGCATAATGACCGGGCCGGTGAAGTTGGTCGCACATTAAATGTCAAAGATTTCGATCTCGAAAGAATTTTCGGCAACGAGGGAGTTCAAATTATCCACCTTTCGGGTTTAATCGGTGCTCTGTCGCCCGATACCGGAACATTCTGTCTTGAGCTTGCCAGAGCTGCAAAAAAGCATGGTACCCGGATCTCCTTTGACCTTAATTACCGCGCATCGTTCTGGAAAAACCGGGGAAAAGAGCTTCGTGATATTTTCCATGAAATTGCAAGTATTTCGGACATTCTTGTCGGCAATGAAGAAGATTTTCAGCTCTGCCTGGGTGTGGAAGGTCCTGAAGCCGGCGGGCAGGGGCTTGGAGCGAAAATTGACGGTTTCAAAGGCATGATCGACCGGGTGAAAAAAGCCTACCCCGCTGCATCAGTTTTCGCCACTACCCTTCGTGAAGTAGTCAACACCAACGCTCATCTATGGGGCGCTATCATGCGGGAAGGTGACAACTGGCATATTGTGGAACCCCGTCAGATTACCGTTCTTGATCGTATCGGTGGTGGTGACGGTTTTGTCGGCGGTATGCTGTATGCTGTCCTCAAAGGATGGGAATCGGAAAAATGGGTCCAGTTCGGCTGGGCAACCGGCGCACTGGCAACAACCATGCTCACCGACTATGGTCAGCCTTCCGATGAAGATCAGGTGTGGAGCATCTGGCAGGGGAATGCGCGGGTTAAAAGATAA
- a CDS encoding VWA domain-containing protein — protein sequence MRLFQKVVFCIFSATLLLHLNAADSTCFLRIDACNLSNIDGKTIEVPLEISEISRDVKACLPEIVFQSSFQDTASIFFVIDESGSMAQNDPNGARYEITKQFLEQMYQTYPYVRVGVAVFTDRLEWDFRDDPGILSKIGNYEYNDAYIPLIPLDSVLSNNKNGLENIKEWLATDTAYYPGGDIVTLATKTTRPEERSSGAGVVGTDISLGFEAAKDAFKNSPTDPRRQYIVFLSDGDAGYVNDERLDSRDDYRFGENVPTTYTYYLCKDCSEPHANLVAMTEHIKTNGYSATNEKSSISPVNNPDTDLLGKLQNIVVENPISATVTPSGGTLTGQQSSAETDTSFVFPQAVPLSGSGVDVSVSLTWDYSYSQSGAPDDGDTTISASFTVRQSSDISLQEFDPISGLLYECIKLSAVQPAYFDTDGDGYINEIRVHLGENIASDELDSLQKRITDSDLPAHRYMSVDTIKPLRNDPKAFVIVVTQDTTKATINTTVDSDKDTLHIDKYLIKPSYENFVPGGTYAIADSMAPVLVSAVYKPFSQEKENVLEVVFSEPLDEITDTVPFKFSQDENVSYLMVVESVVEAKGKNHSFRISRIKPDLGTEEVFPKNGDLVWIYPDKVGDGNNTQKETSRKVKLAVRYPDYEYKIGAIPLSPDIDDSLRSFPGHGRVKGGAMIIIQSDVSTGDTASVRYLADLSVDIYDPIGNHIARGEYFPQSEQEGDNINIKISQEGSNFFIWWNGRNKNNRAVASGTYLAFSALTIEKDGEKSVSRDKIKVAVKR from the coding sequence ATGAGACTATTTCAAAAAGTCGTTTTTTGCATTTTTTCGGCGACTCTACTCTTACACCTGAATGCCGCCGACAGTACCTGTTTTCTGCGAATCGATGCCTGCAATCTGAGCAATATCGATGGAAAAACTATTGAGGTACCGCTTGAGATTAGCGAAATATCTCGTGATGTTAAAGCGTGTCTTCCCGAAATCGTTTTTCAGAGTTCCTTTCAGGATACGGCATCAATATTTTTTGTTATCGATGAATCGGGCAGTATGGCGCAAAATGATCCTAATGGTGCGCGATATGAGATAACCAAACAATTTCTCGAACAGATGTATCAAACCTATCCCTATGTCCGGGTCGGTGTTGCAGTATTTACCGACAGACTGGAGTGGGATTTCCGGGATGATCCCGGTATCCTGTCGAAAATCGGCAATTATGAATATAACGATGCCTATATTCCTCTGATTCCGCTCGATTCAGTATTATCAAATAATAAAAACGGCCTCGAAAACATAAAAGAGTGGCTTGCTACCGATACCGCCTATTATCCTGGAGGGGACATCGTTACACTCGCTACAAAAACGACACGTCCCGAGGAACGCTCATCGGGTGCGGGTGTTGTCGGGACTGATATAAGCCTCGGCTTTGAAGCTGCAAAAGACGCTTTCAAAAATTCTCCCACTGATCCCCGCCGGCAGTATATTGTTTTTCTTTCCGACGGTGATGCCGGGTATGTAAATGATGAACGACTGGATAGTCGGGATGATTACAGATTCGGAGAAAATGTACCAACTACTTATACCTATTATTTATGTAAAGACTGCTCGGAACCCCATGCGAATCTTGTTGCAATGACCGAGCATATTAAAACCAACGGTTATTCAGCAACAAATGAAAAAAGCAGTATTTCTCCGGTCAATAATCCCGACACCGACCTGCTCGGAAAATTGCAGAATATTGTTGTAGAAAATCCCATATCGGCAACGGTAACCCCCTCGGGCGGTACCCTTACAGGACAACAATCATCAGCGGAAACGGATACAAGCTTTGTCTTTCCCCAGGCTGTTCCATTGTCCGGTTCCGGTGTCGATGTGTCGGTCAGTCTTACCTGGGATTATTCCTATTCCCAGAGCGGTGCTCCTGATGATGGCGATACTACAATATCCGCCTCCTTTACGGTCAGGCAAAGCTCAGATATCAGTTTGCAGGAGTTCGATCCCATAAGTGGTCTTCTGTATGAATGTATTAAGCTTAGTGCCGTACAGCCGGCCTATTTTGATACTGACGGTGATGGTTATATCAATGAGATCAGAGTTCATCTTGGTGAAAATATTGCAAGCGATGAACTCGATTCTCTGCAAAAAAGAATAACCGACAGTGACCTTCCTGCCCATCGCTACATGAGCGTGGATACAATCAAACCGTTGCGGAATGATCCAAAAGCCTTTGTTATAGTGGTAACACAGGATACAACAAAAGCAACCATTAATACCACGGTCGATTCGGACAAAGATACGCTCCACATAGATAAGTACCTTATCAAGCCTTCCTACGAAAACTTTGTTCCCGGCGGCACTTATGCAATTGCCGACAGCATGGCGCCGGTACTGGTTTCCGCGGTTTATAAACCTTTTTCGCAGGAGAAGGAGAATGTACTGGAGGTTGTTTTTTCCGAACCTTTGGATGAAATTACCGACACCGTTCCCTTCAAATTCAGTCAGGATGAAAATGTATCGTATTTGATGGTCGTAGAAAGTGTTGTTGAAGCAAAGGGGAAAAATCATTCCTTTCGAATCAGCAGAATAAAACCTGATTTGGGGACGGAAGAAGTATTTCCTAAAAACGGAGATCTGGTTTGGATATATCCTGATAAGGTGGGGGACGGAAATAATACCCAGAAAGAAACAAGCCGAAAAGTAAAACTTGCTGTAAGATACCCCGATTATGAATATAAAATCGGTGCTATTCCATTATCACCGGATATTGACGATTCATTAAGAAGCTTTCCCGGCCACGGACGGGTAAAAGGTGGGGCCATGATAATAATACAGTCCGATGTTTCGACTGGTGACACGGCAAGCGTTCGATATCTTGCTGACTTATCGGTGGATATCTACGATCCTATAGGTAATCATATCGCCCGGGGGGAATATTTCCCTCAATCTGAACAGGAGGGTGATAACATCAATATAAAGATTTCGCAGGAAGGTTCTAATTTCTTTATCTGGTGGAATGGCCGCAACAAAAATAACCGGGCTGTTGCCAGCGGAACCTACCTGGCATTTTCTGCTTTAACCATAGAAAAAGACGGCGAAAAATCTGTGTCGCGAGATAAAATAAAGGTTGCTGTTAAAAGATGA
- the pyk gene encoding pyruvate kinase, whose product MDFSIKKAKIVATLGPASRSKKQIRLLLGKGADVFRINFSHGTHDDHRETLENIAQAGIGLKKHPGILADLQGPKIRTGKTESDSSVVLINGRSVLIRPGKGLCNADTIYVDYPALIDDVKAGQHILINDGAIELTVKKVDIKENALHCKILNTGTYSSRKGVNLPDSELSIPSMTPKDRRDLKFILEKEVHYIALSFVRMAEDLTEVNNAVKRSKKPIKVLAKIEKPEAAERVDDILNVCDGIMVARGDLGVETSPQEVPILQKHLITRANEMGKLVIVATQMLESMINSPRPTRAEAADVANAVLDRTDALMLSGETAVGSYPAKTVTMMERIISTTEKSTYYPRDITDLSLKYRYPPYALCEAAAWAGKDLDNVPVLVFTVSGNTALYLSKIRTQSHIFGFSPDPAVVSLLALAWNVTPFLIDFDKNIVSLQKKAEQILLKSKCVKKNDLVLVLSGTTPARGATNFLRVKKVGEL is encoded by the coding sequence ATGGACTTTTCAATAAAGAAAGCGAAAATCGTAGCGACACTCGGTCCTGCATCACGGTCTAAAAAGCAGATTCGGTTATTGCTTGGCAAAGGGGCTGATGTTTTCAGGATCAATTTTTCGCACGGCACCCATGACGATCATCGGGAAACGCTTGAGAATATCGCTCAAGCCGGAATCGGTTTAAAAAAACATCCAGGTATTTTGGCCGACTTACAGGGACCGAAAATCCGGACCGGCAAAACCGAAAGCGATTCTTCCGTTGTGCTGATTAATGGGCGTTCGGTGTTGATTCGTCCGGGAAAGGGGCTCTGTAATGCCGACACAATTTATGTCGATTATCCGGCTTTGATTGATGATGTAAAGGCCGGACAACACATTCTTATCAATGACGGAGCAATTGAGTTGACGGTAAAAAAAGTTGATATAAAAGAAAACGCGCTTCACTGTAAAATCCTGAATACCGGAACCTATTCATCACGTAAAGGTGTTAACCTGCCCGACAGTGAGTTGAGTATACCGTCGATGACCCCTAAAGACCGGCGGGATCTGAAATTCATTCTTGAAAAGGAGGTCCATTATATCGCCCTTTCATTTGTTCGGATGGCCGAGGATTTGACCGAAGTCAACAATGCGGTCAAACGTTCGAAAAAACCGATCAAAGTTCTGGCAAAAATCGAGAAACCTGAAGCGGCCGAGCGGGTCGATGATATTTTGAATGTCTGTGACGGCATCATGGTGGCACGGGGAGATCTGGGGGTAGAAACTTCACCTCAGGAAGTTCCGATTCTGCAAAAACATCTGATCACCCGGGCCAACGAAATGGGGAAACTTGTTATTGTCGCCACGCAGATGCTTGAGTCGATGATAAACAGTCCACGGCCCACAAGAGCCGAAGCAGCCGATGTCGCCAATGCAGTACTCGATCGCACCGATGCACTTATGCTTTCGGGGGAAACCGCAGTAGGCTCCTATCCCGCAAAAACAGTCACCATGATGGAGCGTATTATTTCTACTACCGAAAAAAGCACTTATTATCCCCGTGATATTACAGACCTTTCTTTGAAATATCGATATCCGCCGTATGCTCTTTGTGAAGCGGCTGCCTGGGCGGGCAAAGATCTTGATAATGTGCCGGTGCTTGTTTTTACCGTGAGTGGAAATACCGCGTTATATCTGTCGAAAATCAGAACCCAGTCACATATTTTCGGCTTTTCGCCTGATCCTGCAGTTGTTTCGCTCCTGGCCCTTGCATGGAATGTAACCCCATTTCTTATCGATTTTGATAAAAATATCGTCTCGTTGCAAAAAAAGGCGGAACAGATTCTTCTGAAAAGCAAGTGTGTGAAAAAAAACGATCTGGTGCTTGTTCTGAGCGGTACGACACCTGCCAGGGGCGCAACCAATTTTTTGCGGGTAAAAAAGGTTGGTGAACTGTAA
- a CDS encoding family 1 glycosylhydrolase, with product MLLSWHRILPEGIGDVNSRGLDFYDALVPITKLKRKGVTIYGLFNKESENRSDTRSCITV from the coding sequence CTGCTCCTGTCATGGCACCGAATTTTACCGGAGGGTATCGGGGACGTTAACAGCAGAGGACTGGATTTTTATGATGCTCTGGTTCCAATTACGAAGCTTAAACGTAAAGGAGTGACAATTTATGGACTTTTCAATAAAGAAAGCGAAAATCGTAGCGACACTCGGTCCTGCATCACGGTCTAA
- a CDS encoding methyltransferase domain-containing protein — MLSYRLTFPVDPTIKERALGICYSSGMEGCQEEGRGDDVILTCWFNDFLSCTAAKSYISRILNPEWIKEIPVEDQDWNARWRESIQPVKVTDSIWVSPSWKPPQLQAGEKWIKLEPKMTFGTGHHETTRLVASVIEAERGRIPNTTFLDIGSGTGILCFIADCLGAQKCLGIEIDRNAWENIAENRNANPSRGTVDFVVGTLDSVGKKAAFDWIVMNMLRVHSGPLVQKVNNLLKPSGTFVWSGLLLVEKKAVIQDAGNAGFRLCAEKQLDEWWCGVFVHSGR, encoded by the coding sequence ATGCTCTCATACCGCCTCACTTTCCCTGTCGATCCCACAATAAAAGAACGAGCTCTCGGTATATGCTACAGTTCCGGCATGGAGGGGTGTCAGGAAGAAGGCCGGGGTGATGACGTTATTCTCACCTGCTGGTTCAATGATTTCCTTTCATGTACGGCTGCAAAGAGTTATATAAGTCGAATTCTGAATCCTGAGTGGATAAAAGAAATACCGGTCGAGGACCAGGACTGGAATGCACGATGGCGTGAATCGATTCAGCCGGTGAAGGTAACCGATTCAATCTGGGTATCACCATCGTGGAAACCTCCGCAATTACAGGCCGGAGAGAAATGGATCAAACTCGAACCGAAAATGACATTCGGTACCGGACATCACGAAACCACCCGTCTGGTGGCATCGGTAATTGAGGCCGAAAGGGGCCGCATTCCTAATACCACATTTCTCGATATCGGTTCAGGAACCGGTATTCTCTGTTTTATTGCCGATTGTCTGGGGGCACAAAAGTGTCTCGGAATAGAGATCGATCGCAATGCATGGGAAAATATCGCCGAAAATCGCAATGCAAACCCATCAAGGGGAACGGTTGATTTCGTTGTCGGCACGCTCGATTCCGTGGGAAAAAAAGCAGCCTTCGACTGGATTGTCATGAATATGTTGCGTGTTCATTCCGGACCTCTGGTACAGAAAGTGAACAATCTTTTGAAACCTTCAGGTACCTTTGTCTGGTCCGGACTGCTTCTCGTAGAGAAAAAGGCTGTCATTCAAGATGCCGGGAATGCGGGATTCCGTTTGTGCGCCGAAAAACAACTTGACGAATGGTGGTGCGGTGTGTTTGTCCATTCGGGCAGATAA
- the thiC gene encoding phosphomethylpyrimidine synthase ThiC, producing MTRVENARNGTITDEMKSVAEKENLDPEIVRQRVADGSVAIVRNIKRDIPPLALGRDTRIKVNANIGTSSSMAQVDEELEKMRVAVKHGADAVMDLSTGGDIVKIRSILLSECRVAVGTVPLYEMAFVASEKGRSVLDLSADEMFEVIESHCEQGVDFLTLHCGVTMETVKRFKEAGRLAGAASRGGTIMMEWIHRNKKESPLYEHFDRLCDILARYDVAASLGDGFRPAALKDATDRPQIDELVVLGELVKKAREKGVTVFVEGPGHVPLNQVAANMQVQKTLCDNAPFYVLGPLVTDISPGYDHITAAIGGAVAAMAGADFLCYVTPAEHLRLPSVDDVKEGVVASRIAAHAADVARGIPGAIEWDNALSKAKMDLDWERFISLCIDPDKARKYRESLPANDSELCSMCGEFCAIKRTRAVQD from the coding sequence ATGACACGAGTCGAGAATGCTCGAAACGGCACCATTACCGATGAAATGAAATCTGTTGCAGAAAAGGAGAACCTTGATCCGGAAATTGTCAGGCAAAGGGTTGCCGACGGTTCGGTGGCAATTGTTCGCAATATCAAAAGGGACATTCCTCCCCTTGCATTGGGCCGGGATACAAGGATAAAAGTTAATGCGAATATCGGCACCTCATCATCGATGGCTCAGGTTGATGAAGAACTTGAAAAGATGCGGGTTGCGGTTAAGCATGGCGCCGATGCGGTTATGGATTTATCCACGGGTGGGGATATCGTCAAAATCCGTTCTATTCTGCTTTCCGAATGCCGGGTGGCTGTTGGAACCGTCCCGCTCTATGAAATGGCCTTTGTTGCCAGTGAAAAAGGGAGATCCGTATTGGATCTTTCAGCCGATGAAATGTTTGAAGTGATAGAGAGTCATTGCGAGCAGGGGGTCGATTTTCTAACTCTTCACTGCGGTGTGACCATGGAGACGGTAAAAAGGTTTAAAGAAGCCGGCCGTCTTGCCGGGGCTGCCAGCAGGGGAGGGACAATCATGATGGAATGGATTCATCGAAATAAAAAAGAGAGTCCCTTGTATGAACATTTTGACCGGCTTTGCGATATTCTTGCCCGTTACGATGTTGCCGCCAGTCTTGGTGACGGATTTCGTCCGGCCGCGCTCAAAGATGCTACCGATCGGCCGCAAATCGATGAACTCGTCGTTCTCGGCGAGTTGGTAAAAAAGGCGCGGGAGAAAGGCGTTACCGTTTTCGTTGAAGGTCCGGGGCATGTTCCTTTGAATCAGGTCGCCGCAAATATGCAGGTGCAGAAAACCCTCTGCGATAATGCGCCATTCTATGTGCTTGGCCCTCTGGTTACTGATATTTCTCCCGGTTACGATCATATTACCGCGGCTATCGGCGGTGCTGTTGCTGCAATGGCCGGTGCCGATTTTCTCTGCTATGTTACCCCAGCCGAGCATCTGAGGCTCCCTTCTGTTGATGATGTCAAAGAAGGTGTCGTTGCTTCCCGGATTGCCGCTCATGCCGCTGATGTCGCTCGGGGAATACCAGGCGCAATCGAATGGGACAATGCACTTTCTAAAGCAAAAATGGATCTCGATTGGGAACGGTTTATCTCTCTGTGTATCGATCCGGATAAGGCCCGCAAATACCGCGAGTCACTTCCGGCAAACGACAGCGAATTGTGCAGCATGTGTGGTGAATTCTGCGCAATTAAACGAACTAGAGCGGTTCAGGACTAA